In one window of Thalassotalea agarivorans DNA:
- a CDS encoding TMEM165/GDT1 family protein, with product MDWKIFFTIFASVFLAELGDKTQLATMLFAADKAVSKYTVFIAASAALIVATAIGVLAGSLLSQYINPKYLHYIAGIGFIIIGVVTLVKA from the coding sequence ATGGACTGGAAAATATTCTTCACCATTTTTGCTTCTGTCTTCCTGGCAGAACTTGGTGACAAAACGCAATTAGCAACCATGCTATTTGCCGCTGACAAAGCAGTAAGCAAATATACTGTCTTTATTGCCGCCTCGGCAGCGCTAATCGTTGCAACAGCAATAGGCGTGTTGGCCGGCAGCTTGCTTTCACAATACATTAACCCCAAATATCTGCACTATATAGCGGGTATTGGATTTATCATTATTGGCGTTGTAACGCTAGTAAAAGCCTAA
- a CDS encoding ABC-F family ATPase has product MLQANNITQQFGAKPLFENVSQKFGGGNRYGLIGANGCGKSTFMKILGGDLEPTSGNIKLDPNERIGKLRQDQFAFEQYSVIDTVIMGHTELWAVKAERDRIYALPEMSEEEGMLVGDLESQYAEMDGYSAESRAGELLLGVGIPVEQHYGLMSEVAPGWKLRVLLAQALFSEPDILLLDEPTNNLDIHTINWLEDTLNERDSTMIIISHDRHFLNSVCTHMADLDYGELRVFPGNYDEYMLAATQARARLLADNAKKKAQIAELQSFVARFSANASKAKQATSRRKQMEKIQVEEVKASSRVNPFIRFEQEKKLFRNALEVESVSKSFDDQSVLTDISLMAEVGERIAIIGENGVGKTTLLRTLLSEINADSGEIKWSENSNIGYYAQDHAHEFETDMNLFDWMSQWRNEGDDEQTIRGFLGRMLFSADDIKKSVKVLSGGEQGRMLFGKLMMQKPNILVMDEPTNHLDMESIESLNIALEQYEGTLVFVSHDREFVSSLATRIIELKDGGYTDFAGSYDEYLAAHQK; this is encoded by the coding sequence ATGCTTCAGGCAAACAATATTACGCAGCAGTTTGGTGCAAAACCACTGTTTGAAAATGTCTCGCAAAAATTTGGTGGCGGCAACCGCTATGGTCTAATCGGTGCTAATGGTTGTGGTAAATCTACCTTTATGAAAATTCTAGGTGGCGACTTAGAGCCTACGTCTGGCAACATTAAACTCGATCCTAATGAGCGCATTGGTAAATTGAGACAAGACCAATTTGCCTTTGAGCAATACAGCGTTATCGATACTGTAATAATGGGCCACACTGAACTATGGGCGGTTAAAGCTGAGCGTGATCGTATCTATGCGCTACCTGAAATGAGCGAAGAAGAAGGTATGTTGGTGGGTGACCTCGAATCTCAATATGCCGAGATGGATGGATATAGCGCCGAAAGCCGCGCCGGTGAGCTTTTATTAGGTGTTGGTATTCCTGTTGAACAGCATTATGGATTAATGAGTGAAGTTGCACCTGGATGGAAGCTTCGTGTATTGCTTGCTCAAGCCTTGTTTTCAGAACCTGACATACTGCTATTAGATGAGCCAACCAACAACTTGGATATTCATACCATTAACTGGTTAGAGGATACCCTAAACGAACGTGACTCTACTATGATCATCATTTCGCATGACAGACACTTTCTAAACAGTGTTTGTACACATATGGCTGATTTAGACTATGGTGAGCTACGCGTATTTCCGGGTAACTATGACGAATATATGTTAGCGGCAACGCAAGCAAGAGCTCGCTTGCTTGCAGACAATGCAAAGAAAAAAGCACAAATAGCCGAATTGCAATCATTTGTTGCGCGCTTCTCTGCCAACGCTTCAAAAGCAAAACAGGCGACATCAAGACGCAAGCAAATGGAGAAAATCCAAGTAGAAGAAGTTAAAGCGTCAAGTCGTGTTAACCCGTTTATTCGTTTTGAACAAGAAAAGAAACTATTTAGAAATGCACTTGAAGTAGAAAGCGTATCGAAAAGTTTCGATGACCAATCAGTGCTAACAGACATTAGTTTAATGGCTGAAGTGGGTGAACGTATCGCAATTATCGGCGAAAACGGTGTCGGTAAAACCACGCTTTTACGTACCTTGCTCAGTGAAATAAACGCTGATAGCGGCGAAATTAAATGGTCTGAAAACAGCAATATTGGCTATTACGCCCAAGATCATGCCCATGAATTCGAGACAGATATGAACTTGTTTGACTGGATGAGTCAGTGGCGTAATGAAGGCGATGACGAACAAACCATTCGCGGCTTTCTAGGTCGTATGCTGTTTTCTGCCGATGATATTAAAAAGTCGGTTAAAGTGCTGTCTGGTGGCGAGCAAGGGCGCATGTTGTTTGGTAAGTTAATGATGCAAAAGCCTAATATTTTGGTAATGGATGAACCCACTAACCACCTTGATATGGAGTCGATTGAATCGTTAAATATCGCCTTGGAACAGTATGAAGGTACATTAGTTTTTGTTTCTCACGACCGTGAATTCGTGTCGAGTTTGGCGACACGGATTATTGAACTTAAAGACGGTGGCTATACTGATTTTGCTGGGAGTTATGACGAATACTTGGCTGCTCACCAAAAATAG
- a CDS encoding DNA alkylation repair protein — MTNNRLTPDAAIVLADIVALADAGYAQQVTRFFKTDEGSYGHEDVFIGIRMPALRALLKEVHPVPLEVCNQLIQHQYHEVRMFALLAMVKRFNSKKLERQLIVESYLAHIDFVNNWDLVDSSCYYILGRWLYEQGLDCQQLFDFAKSNNLWHRRIAIISTLYFIRKQRFEETLQLAEQLLFDQQDLIHKSVGWMLREVGNRSLETMTAFLDKHAYQMPRTMLRYAIEKLPAQQRKAYLLASGAA, encoded by the coding sequence ATGACAAACAATAGATTAACGCCCGATGCGGCAATTGTATTGGCAGATATTGTCGCATTGGCTGATGCAGGTTATGCGCAGCAAGTCACGCGGTTTTTTAAAACGGACGAGGGTAGTTACGGCCATGAAGATGTATTTATTGGCATCCGAATGCCGGCGCTGCGAGCCTTGTTGAAAGAGGTGCATCCAGTTCCACTAGAGGTCTGTAATCAACTAATCCAACATCAATATCATGAAGTAAGGATGTTTGCCTTACTCGCGATGGTAAAGCGCTTTAATAGCAAAAAACTAGAGCGGCAACTGATAGTGGAGAGTTATTTAGCCCACATTGATTTTGTTAATAACTGGGATTTGGTGGATAGCTCTTGTTACTACATTTTAGGACGGTGGTTATATGAGCAAGGGTTGGATTGTCAGCAACTTTTTGATTTTGCCAAATCTAACAATTTGTGGCACCGCCGCATCGCAATAATTTCTACCCTTTACTTTATTCGTAAGCAGCGCTTCGAGGAAACCTTGCAACTGGCTGAACAGTTGTTGTTTGATCAACAAGATTTAATACATAAATCTGTTGGCTGGATGTTAAGGGAAGTAGGTAATCGTTCACTAGAGACGATGACGGCATTTTTAGACAAGCATGCTTATCAAATGCCTAGAACGATGTTGCGATATGCAATAGAGAAACTGCCGGCGCAGCAGAGAAAAGCTTATCTTTTAGCGAGTGGCGCCGCCTAA
- the pyrD gene encoding quinone-dependent dihydroorotate dehydrogenase, protein MFYSKLRKVLFQFDPETIHDVTIKSLKNTGKTPLNAFYSQKTIQKPVEVMGITFPNPVGLAAGLDKNGECVDAFLAMGFGFVEVGTVTPRPQPGNEKPRLFRIEEKQAIINRMGFNNKGVDYLVDQVQKAKRNGIVGINIGKNKNTPEEHAKDDYVICMRKVYEHADYITVNISSPNTPGLRSLQYGEALNELLAALKAEQASLAAKHGKYVPLAVKIAPDSTEEEIQGIAQCLLDNDIDAVIATNTTLDRDKVAGLAHADEAGGLSGAPVTDKSTEVIKMLSTALAGKMPIIGVGGIMNAKDAQEKLDAGASLLQVYTGFIYQGPDLIKEILTSI, encoded by the coding sequence ATGTTCTACTCAAAGCTTAGAAAAGTATTGTTTCAGTTCGATCCAGAAACAATTCATGATGTAACGATTAAAAGTTTAAAGAATACGGGCAAAACGCCACTCAACGCGTTTTACTCACAAAAAACGATTCAAAAACCTGTTGAAGTGATGGGCATCACCTTTCCAAACCCTGTCGGCTTAGCGGCTGGTTTAGATAAAAATGGTGAATGTGTTGATGCGTTTTTAGCGATGGGATTTGGTTTTGTAGAAGTGGGGACGGTAACGCCGAGGCCACAACCAGGAAACGAAAAACCACGTCTTTTTCGCATAGAAGAAAAGCAAGCGATTATTAACCGCATGGGCTTTAATAACAAAGGTGTAGATTACCTTGTCGACCAAGTGCAAAAGGCAAAGCGTAATGGCATTGTTGGCATTAATATCGGTAAAAACAAAAATACGCCAGAAGAACATGCAAAAGATGACTATGTCATTTGTATGCGCAAAGTATACGAGCATGCTGATTACATCACAGTTAATATTTCTTCGCCTAATACGCCGGGTCTTCGCTCTTTACAATATGGCGAAGCATTAAATGAACTATTGGCTGCGCTAAAAGCTGAACAAGCAAGTTTAGCGGCAAAACATGGCAAGTATGTACCACTTGCAGTAAAAATTGCACCAGACTCGACTGAAGAAGAAATTCAAGGTATCGCTCAGTGCCTATTAGATAACGATATTGATGCGGTGATCGCAACCAACACTACACTAGATAGAGATAAAGTAGCAGGGTTAGCCCATGCTGACGAAGCCGGTGGTTTGTCAGGGGCACCGGTAACAGATAAAAGTACTGAAGTGATCAAAATGCTTTCTACTGCGTTAGCAGGCAAGATGCCAATTATTGGCGTTGGTGGCATTATGAATGCTAAGGACGCTCAGGAAAAACTTGATGCGGGCGCTTCTCTACTACAAGTGTATACCGGCTTCATTTATCAAGGACCTGATTTAATTAAAGAAATACTAACAAGTATTTAA
- a CDS encoding efflux RND transporter permease subunit, with amino-acid sequence MSIDAFINRFEILIFRHRAFVLTLFVLLTAFFVQQASHIKLDAAFTKNIPLNHTYMKTYLKHQENFGGANNILVSVCAADGDIFSEGFFTTLEEVHNKLFFIPGVDRTQVKSLFSPSTRFVEIVEGGFAGGPVIPSDFKPNERGLNKVKGNIEKAGIVGSMVASDYSCSLLRASLLDINPQTGEKLDTLAIAKQLEEDLRTTYEKDGVSVHIIGFAKMVGDVANGAMGVVLFFAIAIAITAVMVYFFCKSKILTLLPIACSLIAVVWQMGALSTLGFGLDPMSILIPFLVFAIGVSHGVQMINAVGKNVAKGFTSKEAAQMSFRALLVPGGVALLSDTVGFITLLSIDIGIIRELAITASLGVALIILTNLVLLPVLVSYVNMAKRAPSENEAATKKYDALWLNMSKLATKGPATTVLIIVAILYLVGFYFSQGMKIGDLHAGASALHEDSRYNQDTFLITDRYTINVDYMSVIVESTENACTDYRIMDTISQFQWKMENVPGVQSAVSLASVAKVVNAGYNEGNLKWRTLPRNQQTLVQSIARVPSSSGLLNSDCSVMPVILFTEDHKAETIDRIVAEVKAAAAEFNTDDITFKLASGPVGVMAATNEAVAEAQTPMMLYVYGAVILLCLISFKSVRATFVVVLPLYVVSTLAQWLMTMLDIGLTVSTLPVIALGVGIGVDYGIYILSTMSQQLRSGVAVKDAYLAALKERGSAVLLTGITLAVGVSTWFFSALKFQVDMGILLTFMFLVNMLAAIMVIPALATFLWKEKK; translated from the coding sequence ATGAGCATCGACGCATTTATTAACCGTTTTGAAATTTTAATTTTTCGCCATCGCGCGTTTGTATTAACGCTATTTGTGTTGTTAACCGCATTTTTTGTACAACAAGCATCACACATTAAATTAGATGCTGCGTTCACTAAAAATATTCCGTTAAATCACACCTACATGAAGACTTACCTGAAGCATCAGGAAAACTTTGGTGGTGCAAACAACATACTCGTTTCTGTATGTGCGGCAGACGGCGATATCTTTAGTGAAGGCTTCTTTACAACACTTGAAGAAGTACATAACAAACTATTCTTTATTCCCGGTGTAGACCGCACGCAAGTTAAATCACTGTTTTCACCAAGTACCCGTTTTGTCGAGATTGTTGAAGGCGGATTTGCTGGTGGCCCAGTTATTCCAAGTGATTTTAAGCCAAATGAACGTGGCTTAAACAAAGTTAAAGGCAATATCGAAAAGGCGGGTATTGTAGGTTCAATGGTCGCTAGCGACTATAGCTGTTCACTATTACGTGCCTCATTGTTAGATATCAACCCGCAAACGGGTGAGAAGCTAGATACATTAGCAATTGCAAAGCAACTTGAAGAAGATCTACGAACTACCTATGAAAAAGATGGCGTAAGCGTCCATATCATTGGTTTTGCCAAAATGGTGGGTGACGTTGCAAATGGCGCTATGGGTGTGGTGCTGTTTTTTGCTATCGCCATCGCTATCACAGCTGTGATGGTTTACTTTTTCTGTAAATCAAAAATCTTAACATTACTGCCAATTGCCTGTTCATTGATTGCCGTTGTATGGCAAATGGGCGCGCTGTCGACGTTAGGCTTTGGTTTAGATCCAATGTCAATTTTGATTCCATTTTTGGTGTTTGCCATTGGTGTGAGTCACGGCGTACAAATGATAAACGCTGTTGGTAAAAACGTTGCTAAAGGCTTTACTAGTAAAGAAGCGGCGCAAATGAGCTTCAGAGCCTTGCTTGTGCCTGGTGGTGTTGCATTGCTTTCAGATACGGTTGGCTTTATTACTTTATTGTCGATAGACATTGGTATTATTAGAGAGCTAGCGATTACTGCATCGCTTGGTGTTGCGCTTATTATTTTAACTAACTTAGTCTTGCTGCCGGTATTGGTTTCTTATGTCAATATGGCAAAACGAGCGCCGAGTGAAAATGAAGCTGCAACTAAAAAGTATGATGCCCTTTGGTTAAATATGTCGAAACTTGCAACCAAAGGTCCTGCAACAACAGTTTTGATTATTGTCGCAATCTTGTATTTGGTGGGTTTCTATTTTTCACAAGGCATGAAAATAGGTGACTTACATGCTGGTGCTTCCGCGCTGCATGAAGATTCTCGCTATAACCAAGATACTTTCTTGATTACTGACCGATATACCATCAATGTTGATTACATGTCTGTGATTGTAGAAAGTACTGAGAATGCCTGTACCGACTATCGCATTATGGACACCATTAGCCAGTTCCAATGGAAAATGGAAAATGTGCCGGGTGTTCAATCTGCTGTTAGCTTAGCGTCAGTGGCCAAGGTTGTTAACGCTGGTTATAACGAAGGTAATTTAAAATGGCGTACGCTACCTCGTAACCAACAAACCTTAGTACAATCGATCGCGCGAGTACCATCGTCTAGTGGCTTGTTAAACAGTGACTGCAGCGTAATGCCGGTGATTCTATTTACTGAAGATCATAAAGCAGAAACCATCGATCGCATTGTCGCAGAAGTTAAAGCGGCAGCCGCTGAATTTAATACAGACGATATTACCTTCAAACTTGCCTCTGGTCCCGTTGGTGTTATGGCAGCGACGAATGAAGCCGTTGCAGAAGCGCAAACACCTATGATGTTGTATGTATATGGCGCGGTAATTCTGCTTTGTTTAATCAGCTTCAAGAGTGTGCGTGCGACATTTGTTGTTGTGTTACCGCTTTACGTGGTTTCAACCTTGGCACAATGGTTAATGACAATGCTTGATATTGGTCTAACAGTATCAACGTTACCTGTAATTGCCTTAGGTGTTGGTATAGGTGTCGACTATGGTATCTATATACTCTCTACAATGAGTCAGCAATTGCGCAGTGGCGTTGCTGTTAAAGATGCTTATTTAGCGGCGTTAAAAGAGCGCGGTAGTGCAGTATTACTTACGGGTATTACGTTAGCTGTTGGCGTCTCAACTTGGTTCTTCTCAGCACTTAAATTCCAAGTAGATATGGGTATCCTGCTAACCTTTATGTTCTTAGTAAACATGTTAGCGGCCATTATGGTCATCCCAGCGCTCGCAACCTTCCTTTGGAAGGAAAAAAAGTAA
- a CDS encoding NAD-glutamate dehydrogenase, whose protein sequence is MALVDGLPSVILENVASLIQQKVPADTAPLVEQFSSMLYGNISNLDLAHRNDSDMYGATLSLWNALVAHKDAKPVINVFNPQVSKHGWKSSHTIIELIVKDMPFLVDSIRIALNRLGLSPHLMLNCPIKIVRDKQNKISKLASPSSRVKATSIETVFFIEIDRQSDQEVLTTIKDELNSVVEEIALTVDDWQPMRDKLTGIIKGLKTAKLPCDKAEQQDALEFLSWLLDNNFTLMGYRSYDVKTLKGDMALSADDKTSLGLMKKSLGTEHRLLSDLNPRAKEIATGKNVLILTKTNSRSRVHRPAHLDYIGVKRFDSKGNVVGEDRFIGLFGSAFYTNSALDLPIVKSRIAKVCEASDFAAGSHAYKTLINILETYPRDEILQSDVSGLLKNVLGILRMQERDYSGLFMRRDDFGRFYSCMVYVPRERYNTALRIKTQALLQTSLGSDREVEFTTYFSESPQARTHYIVRVNDMKADINVKEIEKNLNDAAKSWDDKLAVALKDHAGEAQGKALARKYVSFPQNYKDEVLPGSAIVDIDKLEALNEDNALEMLFYQPQEEKAGSRFVKLKLFHKGEPLHLSDVLPMLENFGLRVIGESPYMVKTHGGETCWILDFSMLLTGDGEFSMRQVQTLFQDAFAKVWGGDLEDDGFNRLVLTAEIAGREASIIRAYAKYERQIGGTFSQSYVEDTFARYPDIAKQLIRLFELRFDPKGKQVEKTINKLNSDIEASLDNVANLDDDRIIRRFQEMIGATIRTNYFQPTEAGTDKPYISFKILPEQITDIPQPIPAFEIFVYSPQVEGVHLRGGKVARGGLRWSDRREDFRTEVLGLVKAQQVKNTVIVPVGAKGGFVCKQLPNGSRQEIFEAGKACYRTFIRALLDITDNIVAGEIVPPENVVRHDEDDPYLVVAADKGTATFSDIANGISEEYGFWMGDAFASGGSVGYDHKGMGITAKGAWESVKRHFREMGINCQTTDFTVAGIGDMAGDVFGNGMLLSKHIRLQAAFNHMHIFIDPDPNAAKTYKERERLFNLPGCTWEDYDQSLISEGGGIFSRSAKSIKLSPQMKKMLGVTKQSMAPNDLINAILKMNVDLLWNGGIGTYVKGSGETHTEVGDRANDGLRVNGKELRAKVVGEGGNLGLTQLGRIEYAMTGGRVNADSVDNVGGVDCSDNEVNIKILLNGLVQNGDLTIKQRNQLLYDMTDEVSDIVLNDCYRQTHSLSITQRKAPYALKEHMRFIHALERADKLDRELEFIPNDEELAERAAKGKGLTRPELSVLLAYAKMVLKEDLVTDEITNNAYYDRLLIGAFPEQLQEKYSKQMENHPLRAQIIATKLANNIGNDMGLNFVARMQEETGATVAEIANCYVIASEIFELPDFWRKLEALDNKIDTDVQTELLFQLRRTVRHASRWFLRHRNKSQTIEQAIAFYGKTFKALAKDLEKVTVASEITGFNKTQEAYIDKGVPKTIAQRFSRLTTLFSTMDIAEVAEADGRSILFVADLYYKLGFKLELHWFLDQINKQGVENHWQALARASFREELDWQQRSLTSVVLRMNQEGKDTDEMIENWYNFSCQPLGRWQNILADFRTSTSHDFAKFSVALRELMLLSLNCDPTK, encoded by the coding sequence ATGGCGTTAGTAGACGGTTTACCCTCAGTCATTCTGGAAAATGTTGCGAGTTTAATCCAACAGAAAGTTCCAGCCGACACGGCTCCTCTTGTAGAGCAATTCTCCTCTATGCTCTACGGCAATATTTCAAATCTCGATTTAGCTCATCGTAACGACAGCGATATGTACGGCGCGACGTTGAGTTTGTGGAATGCGTTGGTTGCGCACAAAGATGCAAAACCCGTTATTAACGTGTTTAACCCGCAAGTATCAAAACATGGTTGGAAATCGAGCCACACTATTATTGAATTAATCGTAAAAGATATGCCGTTTTTGGTTGATTCAATCCGTATTGCGTTAAATCGATTAGGCTTATCGCCGCATCTTATGCTTAATTGTCCAATCAAAATTGTTCGTGATAAGCAAAACAAAATATCTAAGCTTGCGTCACCAAGCTCACGAGTAAAAGCAACCTCTATTGAGACAGTATTTTTTATTGAAATTGATCGTCAATCCGATCAAGAAGTATTAACTACAATTAAGGATGAATTGAATTCAGTGGTTGAGGAGATTGCCTTAACAGTCGACGATTGGCAGCCAATGCGTGACAAACTGACAGGGATTATCAAAGGGTTAAAAACGGCTAAGTTGCCATGCGACAAAGCAGAGCAGCAGGACGCGCTAGAGTTTTTGAGCTGGTTATTAGATAACAATTTCACGTTAATGGGTTATCGCTCATACGACGTTAAAACACTCAAAGGCGACATGGCTTTGTCTGCCGATGACAAAACCAGCCTTGGTTTAATGAAAAAGTCACTTGGCACCGAACATCGTTTACTGAGTGATTTAAACCCAAGAGCCAAAGAGATTGCGACTGGAAAAAATGTCCTTATTCTGACTAAAACCAATTCTCGTTCTCGCGTACATAGACCTGCACACCTTGATTACATCGGTGTAAAACGTTTTGATAGCAAAGGCAATGTCGTTGGCGAAGATAGATTTATCGGCTTGTTTGGGAGCGCTTTTTACACCAATAGCGCGCTAGATTTACCGATTGTTAAATCGCGTATCGCGAAAGTATGCGAAGCCTCTGATTTCGCTGCAGGTAGTCATGCTTATAAAACCCTGATCAATATTCTAGAAACTTATCCGCGCGATGAAATTCTTCAGTCTGATGTCAGTGGGTTATTGAAGAATGTGCTAGGTATTTTGCGCATGCAAGAGCGCGACTATTCAGGCCTATTCATGCGAAGAGATGACTTTGGTCGTTTTTACTCGTGTATGGTTTACGTGCCTCGCGAGCGCTATAACACAGCGCTTAGGATCAAAACACAAGCGTTATTACAAACCTCTCTTGGTAGTGACAGAGAGGTAGAGTTTACAACGTACTTCTCTGAATCACCTCAAGCAAGAACACACTACATTGTTAGAGTTAACGACATGAAAGCGGATATCAACGTGAAAGAAATAGAAAAAAATCTGAATGATGCAGCTAAAAGTTGGGACGACAAACTTGCCGTGGCTTTAAAAGACCATGCAGGTGAAGCACAAGGGAAAGCACTAGCGCGTAAATATGTGAGCTTCCCACAAAACTATAAAGACGAAGTACTGCCTGGTTCAGCTATTGTCGATATCGACAAGCTTGAAGCATTAAACGAAGACAATGCTTTAGAAATGTTATTCTACCAACCGCAAGAAGAAAAAGCCGGTAGTCGATTTGTTAAGTTAAAGCTGTTCCACAAAGGTGAGCCGCTTCACCTATCTGACGTACTGCCAATGTTAGAAAATTTTGGTTTACGTGTTATCGGTGAAAGTCCATACATGGTCAAAACGCACGGTGGCGAAACGTGTTGGATACTTGATTTTTCAATGTTGCTTACTGGTGATGGCGAATTTAGCATGCGCCAAGTACAAACCTTGTTCCAAGATGCGTTTGCCAAAGTATGGGGGGGTGACTTAGAAGATGATGGCTTCAACCGCTTAGTATTAACTGCTGAAATAGCAGGGCGAGAGGCATCTATCATTCGCGCCTATGCCAAATATGAGCGACAAATTGGTGGTACCTTTAGCCAATCATATGTAGAAGATACTTTTGCTCGTTACCCAGATATAGCAAAGCAGTTAATCCGTTTGTTTGAACTGCGTTTTGATCCGAAGGGCAAACAGGTTGAAAAAACCATTAATAAGCTTAATAGCGACATTGAAGCGTCATTAGACAACGTTGCTAACCTAGACGATGATCGTATTATTCGTCGTTTCCAAGAAATGATCGGCGCGACAATTCGTACCAACTATTTCCAACCAACAGAAGCAGGCACAGACAAGCCATATATCTCGTTCAAAATTTTGCCAGAGCAAATTACTGATATTCCGCAGCCTATTCCAGCGTTCGAAATCTTTGTTTATTCGCCACAAGTGGAAGGTGTGCATTTACGCGGCGGTAAAGTAGCACGTGGTGGTTTACGTTGGTCGGACAGACGAGAAGATTTCCGTACCGAAGTGCTTGGTTTGGTTAAAGCTCAACAAGTAAAAAATACGGTAATTGTTCCGGTTGGCGCTAAGGGTGGATTTGTTTGTAAACAACTGCCAAATGGCAGTCGCCAAGAAATATTTGAAGCAGGTAAAGCGTGTTATCGCACCTTTATACGCGCTTTGCTTGATATTACCGACAACATTGTTGCCGGAGAGATTGTGCCACCTGAAAACGTGGTACGACACGACGAAGACGACCCTTATTTGGTAGTAGCGGCGGATAAAGGTACAGCAACATTTTCTGATATCGCCAATGGTATTTCAGAAGAATACGGCTTTTGGATGGGTGATGCATTTGCCTCTGGTGGCAGTGTTGGTTACGACCACAAAGGTATGGGTATTACCGCTAAGGGTGCGTGGGAATCGGTAAAACGTCACTTTAGAGAAATGGGCATAAACTGCCAAACTACCGACTTTACTGTTGCGGGTATCGGCGATATGGCAGGCGATGTATTTGGTAACGGCATGCTCCTTTCTAAGCATATTCGCTTACAAGCAGCGTTCAACCACATGCACATTTTCATCGACCCAGATCCAAATGCTGCAAAAACCTATAAAGAACGTGAACGTTTGTTTAACCTGCCAGGCTGTACTTGGGAAGACTATGATCAAAGCCTAATTTCAGAAGGCGGCGGTATTTTCTCTCGTAGTGCTAAGTCGATTAAATTGTCGCCACAAATGAAGAAAATGTTAGGGGTTACCAAGCAAAGCATGGCGCCTAACGACTTGATTAACGCTATCTTAAAAATGAACGTTGATTTGCTGTGGAATGGCGGTATCGGTACTTACGTTAAAGGCAGTGGCGAAACCCATACGGAAGTAGGGGATCGCGCCAATGACGGCTTACGTGTCAATGGTAAAGAGCTTAGAGCTAAAGTTGTCGGTGAAGGTGGTAACTTAGGTTTAACCCAATTAGGTCGTATTGAATATGCTATGACAGGGGGACGAGTCAACGCTGACTCTGTTGATAATGTCGGTGGTGTAGACTGCTCGGATAACGAAGTTAACATTAAGATTTTACTTAATGGCTTAGTGCAAAACGGCGACTTAACGATTAAACAACGTAATCAATTATTGTATGACATGACAGATGAAGTGTCTGATATCGTACTAAATGATTGTTACCGTCAAACACACTCGCTGTCTATTACGCAACGCAAGGCACCTTATGCATTGAAAGAGCATATGCGCTTTATTCATGCCCTAGAACGCGCTGATAAGCTTGATAGAGAACTAGAGTTTATTCCAAATGATGAAGAGTTAGCTGAACGCGCAGCAAAAGGCAAAGGACTTACGAGACCAGAACTTTCGGTACTACTGGCGTACGCTAAGATGGTATTAAAAGAAGATTTAGTTACAGATGAAATCACTAATAATGCCTACTACGACAGACTATTGATTGGTGCATTTCCAGAGCAGCTGCAAGAAAAATACAGCAAGCAAATGGAAAACCATCCGCTACGTGCCCAAATTATTGCGACTAAACTCGCCAATAACATTGGTAATGATATGGGCTTAAACTTTGTTGCTCGTATGCAAGAAGAAACGGGTGCAACGGTAGCGGAAATAGCGAATTGTTATGTGATCGCATCAGAAATTTTTGAATTACCTGATTTTTGGCGAAAATTAGAAGCGCTAGATAATAAAATTGATACAGATGTACAAACCGAGTTACTGTTTCAATTACGTCGCACTGTGCGCCACGCATCGCGCTGGTTCTTGCGCCATCGCAACAAGTCGCAAACGATAGAACAAGCAATTGCTTTCTATGGTAAAACCTTTAAAGCGCTTGCTAAAGACCTTGAAAAAGTGACCGTGGCGAGTGAAATTACTGGTTTCAACAAAACGCAAGAAGCTTATATTGACAAAGGTGTGCCAAAAACAATTGCACAACGTTTTTCTCGCTTAACTACTTTGTTCTCAACAATGGATATTGCTGAAGTTGCTGAGGCGGATGGTCGCTCTATCTTGTTTGTCGCGGATCTGTATTATAAATTGGGCTTCAAGTTGGAGCTACATTGGTTCTTAGATCAAATTAACAAACAGGGTGTTGAGAATCATTGGCAAGCACTTGCTAGAGCTTCATTTAGAGAAGAGCTTGATTGGCAACAACGTTCACTAACATCAGTTGTCTTACGCATGAACCAAGAAGGTAAAGACACCGATGAAATGATAGAGAACTGGTATAACTTTAGTTGTCAGCCGCTGGGTAGATGGCAAAATATACTGGCAGATTTCAGAACATCAACGTCTCATGACTTCGCAAAATTCTCAGTCGCACTGCGAGAATTAATGTTGTTAAGTTTAAACTGCGATCCAACGAAATAA